From Microscilla marina ATCC 23134, the proteins below share one genomic window:
- a CDS encoding tetratricopeptide repeat protein — protein MEHKGNEKLEDFVKKVLNLQKKKETSDEQLSEEDLWEIAQVMGLEAKDLQTAKQNYLTRGKQHLAHQNWQNARKEFEELLTISPKNAEGTFGLALAHEGLWKQKGNDTDKQKAIKLAERVLEVTPSHTQAYELINRMQRPQPGAQANQGFDFDFDELFDQAMRGSHTTSHTHTSTTVVKTSSSSSSKSSRWIFVVLPVIILSVMGYSMRSILFGVPQHNRVQTKATKVVATKDGFVSWVLEEGIVMKGGMSHTYTARIIGHPSGSKLATITIAEGVKITSRLELMRVKDQILVFNADQMILELRDARTGKVTEDLMETIEATPELVKGVGTIAKEGYWFKVTSSTNQVYYYSPYFKTLVTRPDSNLRIEEYLWWTQKTGNATRLSLVKTKISPLRYNTEKKKQTSGINPRTTQQIGQSTQSYIKAKLVYGNEYFCIILHNDKVGKDARQILTAIDRNGEVMWENM, from the coding sequence ATGGAACATAAAGGCAATGAAAAGTTGGAAGACTTTGTAAAAAAAGTGTTGAACTTGCAAAAGAAAAAAGAGACCAGTGACGAACAACTATCAGAAGAAGATCTTTGGGAAATAGCTCAGGTAATGGGGCTGGAAGCCAAAGACCTACAAACCGCCAAACAAAACTACCTTACCCGTGGCAAACAACACCTTGCCCACCAAAACTGGCAAAATGCCCGCAAAGAATTTGAAGAATTACTCACCATTTCGCCCAAAAACGCAGAGGGTACTTTTGGGCTGGCGCTGGCGCACGAGGGCTTGTGGAAACAAAAAGGCAATGACACTGACAAGCAAAAAGCCATAAAGCTTGCCGAAAGGGTGTTGGAGGTTACCCCAAGCCATACCCAAGCGTATGAACTCATCAACCGGATGCAAAGACCCCAACCTGGTGCTCAAGCAAACCAAGGCTTTGATTTCGATTTTGACGAGTTGTTTGACCAAGCCATGCGTGGCTCACATACTACCAGCCATACCCACACTTCTACTACAGTCGTGAAAACCTCCAGCAGTAGCAGCAGCAAAAGCAGCCGTTGGATATTTGTGGTATTACCGGTGATCATATTATCGGTCATGGGGTACAGCATGCGCAGCATACTTTTTGGGGTTCCTCAACATAACAGAGTACAAACTAAGGCTACTAAAGTTGTAGCCACTAAAGATGGGTTCGTGAGTTGGGTATTAGAAGAAGGGATAGTAATGAAGGGAGGCATGAGCCACACTTATACGGCACGTATTATTGGGCATCCCAGTGGAAGCAAGTTAGCAACAATCACCATTGCCGAAGGAGTAAAAATTACCAGTAGGCTTGAGTTGATGCGGGTAAAAGATCAAATATTGGTCTTCAATGCCGATCAAATGATACTGGAGCTAAGAGACGCACGCACTGGCAAGGTAACCGAAGACCTGATGGAAACCATTGAAGCAACGCCCGAACTGGTCAAAGGTGTAGGTACCATTGCCAAAGAGGGGTATTGGTTCAAGGTTACTTCCAGCACTAACCAAGTATACTACTATTCGCCTTATTTCAAAACATTGGTCACCCGCCCTGACTCGAACCTTCGCATAGAAGAGTACCTGTGGTGGACACAAAAGACGGGCAATGCTACCCGTTTGTCTCTGGTGAAAACCAAAATAAGCCCCCTCAGGTATAACACCGAAAAGAAAAAACAAACCAGTGGCATCAACCCCAGAACAACTCAACAAATAGGGCAAAGCACCCAGAGTTATATCAAGGCAAAGCTAGTATATGGCAACGAGTACTTTTGTATTATTTTGCACAACGATAAGGTGGGTAAAGATGCCCGGCAAATACTCACCGCTATAGACCGCAACGGTGAGGTAATGTGGGAAAATATG
- a CDS encoding lipocalin-like domain-containing protein, whose amino-acid sequence MQKRLNILLATLTLLLVVQVQQAQAQKIRKKHLIKVWKISLESITQSLPPEQKEKYDQMNDTDKKAFAAYMEQMIGKMRIEFKSGGKATVNLFGEKNKEATWKLKKNVLTMNTEGKNRKMTILELSNEKFKFEAIDDDGKKMELTMVPASK is encoded by the coding sequence ATGCAAAAACGACTCAATATTCTTTTAGCAACACTTACCTTGTTGTTGGTAGTGCAAGTACAACAAGCCCAAGCCCAAAAAATAAGAAAAAAACACTTGATCAAGGTTTGGAAAATCTCACTGGAGTCAATTACTCAAAGTTTGCCGCCTGAGCAAAAGGAAAAGTATGACCAAATGAACGACACCGATAAGAAAGCTTTTGCGGCTTATATGGAGCAAATGATTGGTAAAATGCGCATTGAGTTTAAGTCTGGGGGTAAGGCGACTGTCAACTTATTTGGCGAAAAAAACAAAGAAGCCACCTGGAAACTCAAAAAAAATGTGTTGACTATGAACACTGAAGGCAAAAACAGGAAAATGACCATACTTGAGCTAAGCAACGAAAAATTTAAGTTTGAAGCTATTGATGACGATGGAAAAAAAATGGAATTGACTATGGTTCCTGCAAGTAAATAA
- a CDS encoding SiaB family protein kinase encodes MKYVEDLRKLMVDKKLILIYEGTITHDIMVSLTKLANSKLDALEEVFFIKKKIINVMVECLQNIVRHYEQENFTPQLDPEIYSPVFLMGKRADEYILASGNPINNKDAEILNNKLKNINEMEKGEIRKLYREIVQNMELSSKGGAGLGFLDMARRSGQKLQFGFEAIDEDHSFFYVMTIIKVPKEEIPEVKTA; translated from the coding sequence ATGAAATACGTAGAGGATCTCAGAAAGTTAATGGTTGACAAAAAACTGATTCTAATTTATGAAGGAACCATTACCCATGATATAATGGTGTCACTTACTAAATTGGCAAACAGTAAGCTGGACGCTCTAGAAGAGGTATTTTTTATTAAGAAAAAAATCATTAATGTAATGGTGGAGTGCTTACAAAACATTGTGCGCCATTATGAACAAGAAAATTTCACCCCTCAACTCGACCCTGAAATATACAGTCCAGTATTCTTGATGGGCAAACGAGCCGACGAGTACATATTGGCATCGGGCAACCCTATCAACAATAAGGACGCTGAAATACTCAACAACAAACTAAAGAATATAAACGAAATGGAGAAAGGCGAAATTCGCAAACTCTACCGTGAGATTGTTCAAAATATGGAACTATCGAGCAAGGGAGGCGCAGGATTAGGCTTTTTGGATATGGCGCGTCGTTCGGGGCAAAAACTTCAGTTTGGGTTTGAGGCAATAGATGAAGATCATTCATTCTTTTATGTCATGACCATCATTAAAGTACCCAAAGAAGAAATACCAGAGGTAAAGACAGCCTAA